In the Aulosira sp. FACHB-615 genome, one interval contains:
- a CDS encoding anthranilate synthase component I: MTKPWHWRSLPLENRTGAEIFAALFLPTTSSGIATLLESPYPTPTSQPQLSRYSICAGAPRIIDGVPQMWTPQLGQVFPFLEELLQSGGVGVQGCTSTALSKQGVGEEMFLPSPPAPLPPCTATPLPPHLPFTGGWLGWLGYDVAWEIEQLPFAKSDTLPFPVAFWYEPESFAVLDHVEQILWLAGSDINDVDRLKILLEDKNSGNSLYQVTSSPHTPITSAPEFFTSQSDYETSVNRAKKYIQAGDIFQANLSLRFTASTTASGWSIYQALQKINPSPFASYWQTPWGEVVSCSPERLVLLQNQEAQTRPIAGTRSRGTTPEQDHQLAQELLSNTKERAEHIMLVDLERNDLGRVCEWGTVKVDELLTIERYSHVMHLVSNVIGTLKSDQSAVNLIRAMFPGGTITGCPKVRCMEIIEELEPVRRSLFYGSCGYLDWRGNLDLNILIRTLLLAPASPARKQGSSKSEPEYPQNAPLPTPHSPLPRQIKTVWGQVGAGIVADSDPEREWYESLHKAQAQLAALNLINHP, encoded by the coding sequence ATGACCAAGCCTTGGCATTGGCGATCGCTCCCCCTAGAAAATCGTACTGGCGCGGAAATTTTCGCCGCCCTATTTCTACCTACCACATCATCAGGCATTGCTACCCTACTAGAAAGCCCCTACCCCACACCCACAAGCCAACCCCAACTCAGCCGCTATTCCATCTGTGCAGGCGCACCCCGCATCATCGATGGTGTACCGCAGATGTGGACACCGCAATTAGGTCAGGTTTTCCCATTTTTGGAGGAGTTGCTACAAAGTGGGGGTGTAGGGGTACAAGGGTGTACTTCGACTGCGCTCAGTAAGCAGGGTGTAGGGGAAGAAATGTTTCTCCCATCGCCCCCTGCCCCCCTGCCCCCCTGCACCGCTACCCCCCTGCCTCCTCATCTCCCCTTCACCGGTGGTTGGCTAGGCTGGCTTGGCTATGATGTCGCTTGGGAAATTGAACAGTTACCTTTTGCTAAATCTGATACTCTACCCTTCCCCGTGGCTTTTTGGTATGAACCAGAATCGTTTGCCGTTTTAGATCATGTTGAGCAAATTCTTTGGTTAGCAGGTAGTGACATTAATGATGTAGATAGGTTAAAAATTCTTTTAGAAGATAAAAATTCAGGGAATTCACTCTACCAAGTTACCTCCTCACCGCATACACCCATCACTTCTGCCCCTGAGTTCTTCACATCGCAGTCAGATTATGAAACATCAGTCAACCGCGCCAAAAAATATATTCAGGCTGGAGATATCTTTCAGGCGAATCTTTCTTTGCGGTTTACCGCATCTACAACGGCTTCTGGCTGGTCAATTTACCAAGCATTACAGAAAATCAATCCTTCACCCTTTGCCAGCTACTGGCAGACTCCTTGGGGTGAAGTAGTTAGCTGTTCACCAGAACGGTTGGTGCTGTTGCAAAATCAGGAAGCTCAAACTCGACCAATAGCCGGGACGCGATCGCGCGGTACAACCCCAGAACAAGATCATCAACTAGCACAAGAACTACTCAGCAACACCAAAGAACGTGCAGAACATATCATGCTAGTAGACTTAGAACGCAATGATTTAGGGCGAGTGTGTGAATGGGGAACAGTAAAAGTTGACGAACTGCTCACAATTGAGCGATATAGCCATGTTATGCACCTTGTCAGCAACGTTATAGGTACTTTAAAATCCGACCAAAGCGCCGTTAATTTGATTCGTGCCATGTTCCCAGGCGGCACAATCACAGGGTGTCCCAAAGTGCGGTGCATGGAAATTATCGAAGAACTAGAACCTGTGCGACGTAGCCTGTTTTATGGTTCCTGCGGCTATCTCGACTGGCGCGGTAACTTGGACTTGAATATCCTGATTCGTACTCTACTTCTAGCACCCGCATCTCCAGCTAGAAAGCAAGGAAGCAGCAAATCAGAGCCAGAATATCCACAAAATGCCCCACTCCCTACTCCCCACTCCCCACTCCCCAGACAAATCAAAACCGTATGGGGACAAGTGGGTGCAGGAATTGTGGCAGACAGTGATCCTGAAAGAGAATGGTATGAATCTCTGCACAAAGCGCAAGCACAACTAGCAGCCCTGAACCTCATAAATCACCCATGA
- a CDS encoding energy-coupling factor transporter transmembrane protein EcfT, which produces MDLLRSLPLGLYLEQPQTWLHKLDPRVKIAWLMSFLTSYSFATNEWRILLVVLLIIFTLVAKIPRRVWQQQLGWLLTLTVLVLFIAAVSPDGLGVNYQPRLPANEQILAPKSNSPSPTPQPALSTKKYSYVLFHQGPVRITRRSLDLAVRLSTILFTVIYSTNLYLLTTAPEEITAAIESIMQPLRRLKLPVTEITLTLTLSLRFIPLVLEEVQNLIRSVMTRAINWKKLGLKGAVKVWMIVAERLLENLLLRADQMANAMMVRGFTSPNEHKVQWHELRLKRWDWFAIATLTLFWGVRVISGNKF; this is translated from the coding sequence ATGGATTTACTGCGATCGCTCCCCCTAGGGCTATATTTAGAACAACCGCAAACTTGGCTGCATAAACTTGATCCCCGCGTCAAGATTGCTTGGTTGATGAGTTTTTTAACCAGTTACAGCTTTGCGACTAACGAATGGCGCATCTTGTTAGTCGTGCTGTTAATTATTTTTACATTAGTTGCCAAAATTCCCCGCCGAGTTTGGCAGCAACAATTAGGTTGGTTATTAACCCTTACAGTTTTAGTATTATTTATTGCCGCAGTTAGCCCCGATGGCTTGGGTGTGAATTATCAACCCCGTCTCCCAGCCAATGAGCAAATATTAGCTCCCAAGTCTAACTCACCCAGCCCAACTCCCCAGCCAGCACTCAGCACTAAAAAATACTCTTATGTCTTGTTCCATCAAGGGCCAGTCAGAATCACCCGCCGTTCTTTAGATTTGGCGGTACGTCTGAGTACCATTTTATTTACGGTGATTTACAGCACCAACTTGTATCTGTTGACAACTGCGCCAGAAGAAATCACGGCGGCGATTGAAAGCATTATGCAGCCTTTACGCAGACTCAAGTTACCTGTAACAGAAATTACCTTGACTTTAACTTTATCCTTGCGATTTATTCCCTTAGTTTTAGAAGAAGTACAGAATTTGATTCGCTCAGTCATGACCAGGGCGATTAATTGGAAAAAACTAGGGTTGAAAGGTGCGGTTAAAGTTTGGATGATTGTCGCCGAAAGACTGTTAGAAAATTTGCTCTTAAGGGCAGACCAAATGGCAAATGCGATGATGGTGCGCGGTTTTACCAGCCCTAACGAACACAAAGTCCAGTGGCATGAATTACGACTTAAAAGATGGGATTGGTTTGCGATCGCCACTTTAACTTTATTCTGGGGAGTGCGGGTAATTTCCGGTAATAAATTTTAA
- a CDS encoding RNA helicase, protein MNYPAPSPEINLGSIFPFDLDQFQKDAIASLNAGRSVVVCAPTGSGKTLVGEYAIYRALARKKRVFYTTPLKALSNQKLRDFREKFGADLVGLLTGDASINRDAPILVMTTEIFRNMLYGTPIGQVGISLVDVEAVVLDECHYMNDRQRGTVWEESIIYCPREVQLAALSATVANSEQLTDWLNQVHGPTDLIYSDFRPVPLEFHFCNPKGLFPLLNDTQNKINPRLIKKHRKGQADKGKNGRPEAPGIIYTLSQLQQRDMLPAIYFIFSRRGCDKAVAEVGDLWLVNGQESQILREQIDDFLNRNPEAGRSGQIAPLYRGIAAHHAGILPAWKVLVEELFQQGLIKVVFATETLAAGINMPARTTVISTLSKRTDTGHRLLNASEFLQMAGRAGRRGMDKQGHVVTVQTPFEGAKEAAYLATSKPDPLVSQFTPSYGMVLNLLQTHTIEQARELVERSFGQYIANLHLKPEYDEIAELQAQLAQLQEQIAAVDENEIAIYEKLRQRLKTERQLLKTLQKQAQDDRQEELVMMLGFAVSGTLLSLKGKNITVSAPVMAVLVGKSPGVQAPYFVCLGQDNRWYVATTEDVMNLHAELPRLDVPGDILPPSELIFKPGQSYRGNEQTAAIAKLIPNPDETLNLPPEVAEQLSRVTAVEEQIENHPLRQSGNASTIFKRRARYVELEAELEQLQGQVAQQSQRHWEEFLNLIEILQHFGCLDNLVPTELGQMAAAIRGENELWLGLVFASGEFNQLDPQHLAAAVAALVTETPRPDSRVNFDLSEEVAEALAKLRGIRRQMFQLQRRYNVALPIWLEFELIAIVEQWALGMEWTELCNHTSLDEGDVVRILRRTLDLLSQIPHVPHLPDVLQRNAYRAMQLIDRFPVNEVVE, encoded by the coding sequence GTGAACTATCCCGCACCGTCTCCAGAAATCAACTTAGGGTCGATATTTCCCTTTGATCTGGATCAGTTTCAGAAAGATGCGATCGCGTCCCTTAATGCTGGACGCTCCGTAGTTGTATGTGCGCCCACGGGTTCTGGCAAAACCTTAGTCGGAGAATACGCTATTTATCGCGCCCTAGCTCGAAAAAAGCGCGTATTCTACACCACACCCCTCAAAGCCTTGTCGAACCAAAAACTCCGCGATTTTCGTGAGAAGTTTGGTGCCGATTTAGTAGGACTGTTAACTGGTGATGCGTCTATTAACCGAGATGCACCAATTTTGGTCATGACCACAGAAATCTTCCGCAATATGCTCTATGGCACACCCATCGGGCAAGTTGGCATTTCCTTGGTGGATGTGGAAGCAGTGGTATTGGATGAGTGCCACTACATGAACGATCGCCAACGCGGTACAGTTTGGGAAGAATCGATTATTTACTGTCCCCGTGAAGTGCAACTAGCAGCCCTCTCCGCCACAGTTGCCAATAGCGAACAACTAACAGATTGGTTAAACCAAGTCCACGGCCCCACAGACCTGATTTATTCTGATTTTCGCCCAGTGCCTTTGGAATTTCATTTCTGTAATCCCAAAGGTCTGTTTCCCTTGCTGAATGATACGCAAAACAAAATTAATCCCCGCCTCATTAAGAAACATCGCAAAGGACAAGCTGACAAAGGTAAAAACGGCAGACCAGAAGCCCCAGGCATCATCTATACCTTAAGCCAACTCCAACAGCGAGATATGCTCCCCGCCATTTACTTTATCTTTAGCCGTCGGGGATGCGATAAAGCTGTGGCTGAGGTGGGTGATTTATGGTTAGTCAATGGTCAAGAGTCACAAATATTACGGGAGCAAATCGACGACTTTTTAAACCGTAACCCGGAAGCCGGACGTTCGGGACAAATTGCCCCCCTTTATCGCGGCATTGCTGCCCACCATGCCGGGATTTTACCTGCGTGGAAAGTACTGGTGGAAGAATTATTCCAACAGGGATTGATTAAAGTGGTATTTGCGACGGAAACCTTAGCCGCCGGGATTAATATGCCTGCCCGTACCACAGTGATTTCCACCTTGTCAAAACGTACCGACACCGGACACCGTTTGTTAAATGCTTCCGAATTTCTGCAAATGGCAGGTCGGGCTGGTCGGCGGGGGATGGATAAACAAGGTCATGTGGTGACAGTCCAAACTCCCTTTGAAGGCGCGAAGGAAGCAGCCTATCTGGCGACATCAAAACCAGATCCTTTAGTCAGCCAATTTACACCGAGCTACGGTATGGTGTTGAATTTACTGCAAACTCACACCATAGAACAAGCTAGAGAATTAGTAGAACGTAGTTTTGGTCAGTACATAGCTAACTTGCACCTCAAACCAGAATACGATGAGATAGCTGAACTGCAAGCCCAATTAGCTCAACTCCAAGAACAAATCGCGGCTGTAGATGAAAACGAAATTGCTATTTATGAGAAATTACGCCAACGTCTAAAAACCGAACGCCAATTATTAAAAACTCTGCAAAAACAAGCCCAAGATGACCGTCAAGAAGAGTTAGTCATGATGTTGGGCTTTGCTGTTTCTGGCACATTGTTAAGTCTCAAAGGCAAAAATATCACGGTTTCTGCACCTGTGATGGCGGTTTTAGTTGGTAAAAGCCCTGGAGTACAAGCGCCATATTTTGTTTGTTTGGGACAGGATAACCGTTGGTATGTGGCGACAACGGAAGATGTGATGAATTTACATGCTGAACTCCCCCGCCTGGACGTGCCAGGAGATATTCTGCCACCATCAGAATTGATCTTTAAGCCAGGACAATCTTACCGTGGGAATGAACAAACAGCTGCGATCGCCAAACTCATTCCTAACCCCGATGAAACTCTAAATTTACCACCAGAAGTCGCAGAACAACTCAGTCGCGTTACCGCCGTGGAAGAACAAATCGAAAATCATCCACTGCGCCAGTCTGGTAATGCTTCGACAATTTTTAAACGCCGAGCGCGTTATGTAGAACTTGAAGCCGAACTTGAACAACTGCAAGGACAAGTCGCCCAACAATCACAACGCCATTGGGAAGAATTTCTCAATTTAATTGAGATTTTGCAACACTTTGGTTGTTTGGATAACTTAGTCCCAACAGAATTAGGACAAATGGCCGCCGCCATTCGGGGCGAAAATGAATTATGGCTAGGTTTAGTGTTTGCGAGTGGTGAATTTAACCAATTAGACCCGCAGCACTTAGCCGCAGCTGTCGCCGCGTTGGTGACAGAAACTCCCCGCCCCGATAGTCGAGTCAACTTTGACTTAAGTGAAGAAGTTGCCGAGGCTTTAGCCAAACTTCGGGGTATCCGCCGTCAAATGTTCCAACTGCAACGGCGATATAATGTGGCGTTACCAATCTGGTTAGAATTTGAGTTAATTGCGATCGTTGAACAATGGGCATTGGGTATGGAATGGACAGAACTCTGTAACCACACCAGCTTGGATGAAGGCGATGTCGTGCGAATTTTACGCCGGACTCTCGATTTATTATCTCAAATTCCCCACGTTCCCCATCTCCCAGACGTTTTGCAGCGTAACGCTTACCGGGCGATGCAGTTAATTGATCGGTTCCCAGTCAATGAGGTAGTTGAGTAA
- the pipX gene encoding transcriptional coactivator PipX, with protein MTPENPEIYINHPTWGLLYRICVVDDNQDMFTTLYAQRLFFLVTNDVKGIKFQPIGRTEARMMLENRLRTLRRNGSSQEYDQLQSVFQRTFQ; from the coding sequence ATGACTCCAGAAAATCCTGAAATCTACATCAATCATCCAACTTGGGGCTTACTTTATCGGATTTGTGTGGTTGACGACAACCAAGATATGTTCACTACACTTTATGCCCAACGCTTATTTTTTCTGGTAACAAACGACGTTAAAGGCATTAAATTTCAACCCATTGGACGTACTGAAGCCAGAATGATGTTAGAAAATCGTTTGCGGACTCTACGCCGTAATGGTTCATCTCAGGAGTACGATCAGCTTCAGAGTGTTTTCCAACGCACGTTCCAATGA
- a CDS encoding YggS family pyridoxal phosphate-dependent enzyme, with amino-acid sequence MSSSIDEHIANIRATLPSSVRLIAVSKQVSAEMIRLAYNAGIRDFGESRIQEAATKQAQLQDLSDITWHLIGHLQSNKAKKALELFEWIHSVDNLKLAQRLNQLAQQLGVTPKVCLQVKILPDPQKSGWTVPELLADLGELNQCQFLQIQGLMTIPPLGLTEAEILHVFNSTHDLAKQIQLQNLPNVQIQELSMGMSGDYQLAVQAGATMVRLGTILFGDRQ; translated from the coding sequence ATGAGTAGTTCGATTGACGAACATATTGCCAATATTCGCGCCACACTGCCATCTTCGGTCAGGCTAATTGCTGTCAGCAAGCAAGTTTCGGCGGAGATGATTCGTTTAGCTTACAACGCCGGAATTCGTGATTTTGGCGAAAGCCGTATCCAAGAAGCTGCCACTAAACAAGCTCAGTTACAGGACTTATCTGATATTACTTGGCATTTGATTGGACATTTGCAAAGTAATAAAGCCAAAAAAGCCCTAGAACTATTTGAGTGGATTCACTCTGTAGATAATTTGAAGCTGGCGCAGCGATTAAATCAATTAGCACAGCAGCTAGGAGTTACCCCAAAAGTCTGTCTGCAAGTCAAAATCCTTCCAGACCCGCAAAAATCAGGTTGGACTGTTCCAGAATTACTGGCAGACTTAGGGGAACTCAACCAGTGCCAGTTTTTACAAATTCAAGGATTGATGACAATTCCGCCTCTGGGGTTGACTGAGGCGGAAATTTTGCATGTATTTAATAGCACTCATGATTTAGCAAAACAAATTCAGTTACAAAACTTGCCAAATGTTCAAATACAGGAACTGTCGATGGGGATGTCTGGGGATTATCAACTGGCAGTCCAAGCGGGAGCAACGATGGTAAGATTGGGAACTATTTTATTTGGCGATCGCCAATAG
- a CDS encoding cell division protein SepF: MNNIFSKLRDFVGLNEQVEYEYYEEEPDTDHYQNLYQEENPQPAPAEATTQNRRWREPMSTMGNDVATGSKSTMGNVIGMPGAVNGISEVLVLEPRTFEEMPQAIQALRERKSVVLNLTIMDPDQAQRAVDFVAGGTYALDGHQERIGESIFLFTPSCVQVSTQGGVIHEVPQPPARPVRTAPTATPNWGNEPNRMAQ; the protein is encoded by the coding sequence ATGAACAATATATTTTCCAAACTGCGAGATTTCGTAGGGCTGAACGAGCAGGTAGAATACGAATATTATGAGGAAGAACCAGATACAGATCACTACCAAAATCTGTATCAAGAGGAAAATCCTCAACCTGCACCAGCAGAAGCTACTACACAGAATCGACGTTGGCGGGAACCCATGTCTACAATGGGTAATGATGTAGCAACAGGATCAAAGTCTACGATGGGGAACGTAATTGGTATGCCAGGAGCAGTAAACGGGATTTCTGAAGTATTAGTGCTTGAACCTCGTACATTTGAAGAAATGCCCCAGGCAATTCAAGCGTTACGTGAGCGCAAATCAGTTGTACTCAACTTGACAATCATGGACCCGGATCAAGCTCAAAGAGCAGTTGATTTTGTTGCTGGTGGAACTTACGCGTTAGATGGACATCAAGAGCGGATTGGAGAAAGCATCTTTTTGTTTACGCCAAGCTGCGTACAAGTCAGCACCCAAGGTGGAGTTATTCATGAAGTACCACAACCGCCAGCGCGTCCTGTACGTACCGCCCCAACTGCCACACCAAACTGGGGAAATGAACCTAACCGCATGGCACAATAA
- the proC gene encoding pyrroline-5-carboxylate reductase, giving the protein MTRKFGLIGGGVMGEALLSRLLERGIYQPSEVIISEPQPARQAFLQQQYNVAVTTDNSLVFQQAQEVIFLAVKPQVFSAIAQELADIVLAEHSPLVISILAGVPLHHLEASFPGLPVIRAMPNTPATVGAGMTAICLGAYTNAKHQQKASEIFSAVGEVVEVSESLMDAVTGLSGSGPAYVSILVEALADGGVAAGLPRGIANQLALQTVLGTAQLLHTSKMHPAELKDRVTSPGGTTIAGISQLEKAGFRSALIEAVKAATARSQELGK; this is encoded by the coding sequence ATGACTAGAAAATTTGGCTTAATTGGTGGTGGGGTAATGGGAGAGGCGCTGTTATCCCGCCTGCTTGAGCGGGGCATCTACCAACCCTCAGAAGTAATCATTAGCGAACCCCAACCAGCGCGTCAGGCTTTTTTGCAGCAGCAATACAATGTGGCTGTGACAACAGATAATAGCTTGGTATTTCAACAAGCGCAGGAAGTCATATTTTTAGCTGTAAAACCGCAAGTATTTAGTGCGATCGCTCAAGAATTAGCAGATATTGTTTTAGCAGAACATTCCCCCTTGGTGATATCGATTTTGGCAGGAGTGCCTTTACATCACCTAGAAGCATCATTCCCAGGTTTACCAGTCATTAGAGCAATGCCCAATACCCCAGCCACAGTCGGGGCGGGGATGACAGCTATCTGTTTAGGTGCGTATACAAATGCTAAACACCAGCAAAAAGCATCAGAGATATTTTCCGCCGTGGGAGAAGTGGTGGAAGTCTCCGAAAGCTTAATGGATGCTGTCACAGGCTTATCTGGTAGCGGCCCGGCTTACGTCTCTATATTGGTAGAAGCTTTAGCAGATGGTGGAGTCGCCGCAGGCTTACCCAGAGGAATTGCCAATCAACTCGCCTTGCAAACAGTATTGGGAACCGCACAATTACTGCACACCAGCAAAATGCACCCAGCAGAATTGAAAGACAGAGTAACTAGTCCTGGTGGGACAACCATTGCTGGTATTAGCCAATTAGAAAAAGCTGGATTTCGCTCGGCTTTAATTGAAGCAGTCAAAGCTGCCACAGCGCGATCGCAAGAATTGGGAAAATGA